In Methanoregula formicica SMSP, the DNA window GGGGCAAAAGCTGCCAAGAAAGAGACCGTTGTCCGGGGGAACATCTCGGATTCCACCTGGATCCGGGAGACCTACCTGGCGATGATCAACGATCCCGCACAGGACTCCTTTTACTCCTCCCTCATTGCAACATTCCGCTCAATACGAAGCCAGCAGCACCTTGATGATGACGAGTACCTTGAACTCATGGCAGTCTTCGTCCAGTCAATGCCGTATGAATTCTTAAGCGAGAACCCGCCCAAATTCCCCATCGAGACCTATGTGGACAAATCCGGGGACTGCGACGATAAGAGCCTGCTCCTGGCCGGCCTCCTCTCACGGGAAGGGTACAACGTGTCACTGCTTTCGTTTACGCCGGAAGCGCATATGGCGGTTGGGGTGGCCTGTCCCGGGGGGGAGTACAAGAGAACGGGGTATGCATTCATCGAGACCACAAACCTCTCCTTTGTCGGGGTGCCAACGGACATCTTTGGAGACGATACGCGGCTTTTCTCGGACCCGCTCGTTATCAGGATCGGGGAGGGGAATACACCCTACCAACGCTGCAGCGAGTCCCTGTATCTGAACTCAGTGGTCGATCTGTCTGAACAGAGAGTGACCGAACTTACCGGCTCAATCGATGCCCTGAAGGTCGAGATGGACCAGTATTACCTAAGCCGCGATGCGGGGAATTACAACCAGCGGGTTCCGGTATACAACAATCTGCTGAGGATCCGCCAGATGTATGCAGAAGTGCACAACTACATCCTTGAGCACCAGTATGACCGCAAGGGAACCTGGGTGTATGTGAAGAAGAATCTGCCCGGAGGGTAATTCCAGAGCGGTTATCCGGGCAGATCTTTCAGGCGCAAAAGACGGGGGAAGGGGTATGCCGGAGGCTCACCCATCGTTACACCAGCCGTGGCCAGACGCTCCATTGCTGTGCGGGAATACTGCTCGGAAACATCAATCCCGATAAACCGGCGCCCCAGTTTCCAGGCTGCAAGAGAGGTTGTCCCGGCCCCGTTGAACGGGTCCAGGACAATATCGTTTTTGTAGGAAAACAGTTTCATGAGCCGGCGGGGCAGTTCCTCCGGGAACATGGCCGGATGATCGTAGTCCTTCATCCGTGTCTCCGGAGGAAATGTCCACCTGCCGATAACCCACTCCTTGAATTCTTCAGCAGATATGTCAATGTCTGATTTCTGGCCGGTTTTTTTATGCGATTCTTTGTCAAAGATCTCGATATATTCCCAGGTGTACTTGATGTAGGGCATCGAGGGGGACTTCCAGCTCCCCCATGCGGTATATTTTGCATTGTAATTATTCTTCTCCCAGAGGAGCTCAGCTCTCCAGAGCAAACCAAGACCTGAAAGCTGCTGCGAGATGATGTGGTGAGTGGGGACGTAGTCCGAGAATAAGGGCTGGATATTCACTGCAATCCTTCCGCCGGGTTTAAGGATCCTCTCACATTCTTTCCAGACTCCGTGAAGACTATCGAAAAATTCATTCCATTCGTGGGTATCGTCATGGGGGTCCTGTGCATAGGAATGCCCGAAATTATAGGGTGGAGAAGTGATGATGAGATCGATACTCCGGTCGGGAATACAGGAAAGAACAGCGAGCGCATCACCGCAGATGATGCTGTTGATAAGCGGCTGTATGCCACAGGGTTCGGAAGAATGAAGTGCCCCCTGAGCATCCTTTGATCCTTTGCGGATCTTCGCCTTACCGGCTTTATCCCTGACTTTCTCCCGTCGCATTAATGGTATCCCTATGGATGTATCATCCCGTGATGAGTAAAATATACCGAATCCCTCCAACGAAATGACAAGGTGAAAAGCGTTTAATGCAGCAATGGACATATTGTCTACGATTACCTTATGCTGGATATCGAAGACCTGCATGTGAAGGTCGGCGACAAGGAAGTGTTGCACGACATCAACCTCCATATCGGAGAGGGTGAAACCCATGTGCTCCTTGGACCCAATGGTTCGGGAAAAACTACCCTCCTGATGACGATCATGGGGTATTCCCAGTACACGATCACGGAGGGTAAGATCATCTTCAAAGGGGAGGATGTGACAAAGATGAAAGCCCATGAGAGGGCAAAGCGCGGAATTGGTATGCTCTTCCAGCGTCCTCCGACCATTTCCGGCCTGAAACTGGGTAAACTCCTCACGGCAATCTCCCAGACCAAAAGCGAGAATATCCCGGAACTTGCCCAGTCCCTGCACATGGACAAGTTCCTTGATCGCGACATCAACAAGGGATTCTCCGGTGGGGAGATCAAGCGCAGCGAAGTGCTGCAGCTGACTATCCAGAACCCGGACTTCATCATGCTCGACGAACCGGAAAGCGGTGTCGATATCGAGAACATCTCATTGATCGGCAATGCAATCGGTTCCCTTCTGGAGAAAGACAAGCGTATTGTCAAGCGCCAGAAGAGCGGACTTGTCATCACCCATACCGGGTATATCCTCGATTACCTGGAAACCGACCGCGGTCACGTGATGTGCGACGGGCAGATCAAGTGCCACGGGAACCCCCGCGAGATCATGAAAGACATCAAGGAAAGAGGATACAGGGAGTGCCTCGAATGCCGCAACCCGTAAAAGTACCCGAGATCTCAAAGGCCGACCGTGACAGGCTTGCACAGACCGGAATCGATCTTTCCCTGCAGAACCGGTGCGGCAGTTATCTCCAGATGGACCAGGAGATCGTCCACTCGGAATGCACCGAACAGGGCATCGAGGTTCTTTCCTACAAGAAAGCAATGGAGAAGTACGACTGGCTGAAGGAGTATGCCTGGAAAGTCGTCTCTCCTGAAAAGGACGACATTACAAAACATGTCGCAGCCCAGAAGGATCCGAAGGGTTACGTGATAATCGCCCACAAGGGATCCAGCAACATCTTCCCGATCCAGGCCTGTCTCTTCCTCGGAAAGGAACAGATCCAGCATGTCCATAATATCATCATAGCCGAGGAAGGCGCCGAGCTCCATATCATCTCCGGTTGCTCAAGCGGAGAAAAGGTCGGCCACGGTGCCGCTCACTACGGGATCTCGGAATTCTATGTCGGTAAAAACGCCAAGATCAGTTTCACGATGATCCACAACTGGAGCGAGCATATCGAGGTCTACCCGCGCAGTGCGTCCGTTGTCGAGGAGAACGGGGTCTTCCTCTCCAACTACGTCTGCATGCAGCCGGTAAAGAAGATCCAGATGTACCCGACGGCAACGCTCAAAGGTGAGAACTCGGTCGCTCGTTTCAGCAGTGTTGTCATATGTCCGAAAGGCTCGTACATGGATCTTGGGTCCAGGGCAATCCTTGAAGGCAAGGGTGCCAGCGCAGAACTGGTGACCCGTGCTATCACCAAGGGTGGAACCATCATCTCCCGCGGCCACATTGCGGGAAAGACTGCGGGTACCCGCGGGCATCTTGAATGCAAGGGTCTCATCCTTAAAGACGGGGTTATCTACGCGATACCCGAGATTGAAGGATCCATTGTCGGGACAGAACTCTCGCACGAGGCCGCTGTCGGAAAGCTCGCCCGCGAGGAGATTGAATACCTCATGTCCCGTGGTCTTGACGAGGATGAAGCTACAGCGACAATTATCCGCGGATTCCTTGATGTCAAGATCTCCGGACTTCCCGAAGCCCTGCAAAAACAGATCGATGCCTCGATCGATGAGGCAGAAAAATCGGGATTCTAAAAACCATTCCCTATGGAAACCTTCCCCCGAGCTGACGAGCGTTCAAGGATGGTGGAGCAGCAGATCCGGGCCCGGGGGATCACGAATCCCCGGGTCCTGGATGCGATGCGGGAGATTCCCCGCCACCTTTTCGTTCCCCCGCCGCATACGTCATCTGCATACATTGACGCTCCGCTCCCTATAGGAAACGGGCAGACTATCTCCCAGCCCTATATCGTTGCCCTCATGACCGATCTTCTCGAACCACGACCTGAAGACCGGGTTTTGGAGATTGGCGCCGGCAGCGGATACCAGGCTGCAATCCTCGCGCGTCTCGTCCGCCAGGTCACAACGATCGAGCGTATTCACACCGTCGCGGATCTCGCGAGGAAAAACATTGCCAGCCTCGGGCTGAAAAACGTCAGTATTATTGTGGGGGACGGAACAGAAGGATACCGAGAGAGTGCTCCCTATGACGGGATTATCATCACTGCGGCCACCCCGCAAATCCCCCCTCCCCTTATCGATCAGCTGGATGAAGGTGGGATCCTGGTAGCACCAGTTGGCGGGAGGGATATCCAGGAACTCATAGCCCTGAAAAAACACCATGGCAAAACCGTTCAGTCATCCCATGGAGGGGTCCGGTTCGTCCCCCTTATAGGGGAATATGGATGGACTGATACCTGATGACCATCATTGATATCACCCGATCGCTCGCTGGAGATGCCCTCGTTTATCCGGGTGACACGCCCCCCCGGTTCTCCCAAAGGGATGCCGGCCTGTACCTGATCTCAGAACTCCGGATGAGCAGCCATTCCGGTACGCATATCGATGCTCCCATCCATTACCTGAAAACGGGTGCGACCGTTGATGAGCTGCCCCTTTCGCACCTGGTAGGACCCTGCCGGGTACTGGATGTGTCAGGTGCAGGATCCCTTATCGACGCAACAGATCTCGAGGGCAGAATCGATGGCTGCAAACGGATCCTGCTCAAGACAGGATTCTCGCAGTGTTATGCATTCCGGGAGGATTATCCCTCCCTAACTCCGGGTGCAGCACACTATCTTATCTCTCAGGGCTCGCTTTGCGTTGGTATCGATTCCTTCTCCATTGAGCGGTTCGATTGCGACGGTTCGGTTCACCGTAAGCTCCTGGGTTCGGGCTGCCTTATCATCGAACTGCTCGATCTCTCCCGCGTACCCGAAGGAGATTACACCCTTGTTGCTCTGCCACTGAAACTTTCGGGTATCGATGGGGCACCGGCTCGTGTTGTCCTTCTGGATGAGGATGGAGTTGAATGATGGATATTGTTGTTGATGCAGTAAAAAGAATCCAGGACCTTTCGGAACATGGTGGATGCGCGGATGCGGGCGTCGTCCTTGATGTCAATCCCAATGCAAAGATCTGCCAGTTCGAGCAGGGGGCCCCGATGTCTGCCACGTTCGGCGGAAGAAGCGCTGTTTTTACTACTTTCGACCCGATACGGGCGCCAACGAAGATCGCCTTTATGTTCGGGGCACCGCTGGATTCAGTGGCTGTCCGGGGTGCTGCTGTTGCCATTATCAACGTTATCCTCGGGTTTCTCTGCATGTCACGGGTCCTTCATCCCTGTCGTGAGTCGTCCCACGCTGCCTGCCATGACGAAATCCGTCGGGAGCTTGCCGGCAAAAGCCTGTATTGTATCGGGGCAATGGGAAAGAGCGGGCCTTCTGCGTTCGGGCATGTGACGCAGAACCTTTCCGATGCCGATGTGATTATCATCAACGGAGAAGGACTTGTCGCTCAGGATACCGGAGATCTAATTGAAGCAAACCGGCAGCGTTGCAGGGTCATCTGTATCGGGCCTTCGACTGCAGGCATTGCCCGTCTCTATGAACTGGAGCATTGGTGTCCCTACGGGCGCAACTGCCAGGACTGATCATGACGGGTGGGCAGGAATGATTGAACAGGCAAATCCTTTTGGATGAAACCCCTATCTGGTAGTATGCTCTTTGGGTCTTCCGGAATACGGAGACGGTTTGATCAGGCTCTCATAGATACTGCATTCAGGGTCGGGAATGTTCTCGCGGCAGGATCGTCTGAGGTTCTTCTGGGGATGGACACGAGGACAACAAGCTCCCTCCTCTCCCATCTCGTCATATCAGGAATCGTGAGCAATGGGGGCACTGCCCGGATTGCCGGGATCGTCCCGACACCTACTGTCGCGTTCAGTTCCCGTTTTGCCACCTCGGGCTGCATGATAACTGCATCGCATAATCCCGAAGAATATAACGGGATAAAACTTTTCAACCCGGACGGATCGTCATTCACCAGGGCGCAGCAGCAGGGGACAGAGGATGCACTTTCTTCCCTTATGTATGCAGACTGGCAGCATCTCGGAAAGGAGTATGCCGTCGATGCCGGTACGCCACATAAGAAAGCAATCCTTGACAAGATAACCATCGAAAGGCAGGCATCAGTAATTGTCGATTGCGGTAACGGGGCCGGATCAACCTTTACACCCTCTCTCCTGACAGACGCGGGAGTCAGGACCGTTCTCATCAACTGTAATCCATCCGGCAACTTCGCCCGGCCTTCGGAACCCCTTATGGACTATCTTGGGTATCTTGGCGGGATTGTATTGAAAAATAAGGCCTCCTGTGCAGTTGTCCATGACGGGGACGCCGACCGCATGATGGCATTCGACAACGAGGGGAGGTATATCGGGGGAGACCACCTCCTCATGCTCTTTGCCAGATACCTTGATGCTAAACGGGTTGTTACAACAAGCGACGCTTCGATGATCATCGATGAGATTGCTGAAGTCCATAGAACTCCGGTTGGGGATGCATTTGTTTCCGAGGAATTGATCTCCTGGGGAGATTTCGGCGGCGAGCCTTCCGGGGCATGGATCTTCCCGCAGATATCCTTGTGCCCGGATGGCCCGTTTGCGGCGGCCCTTCTTTGCCAGATTGCATCGGAGTGGGACATTGCAGAAGAGATCGATGCGATGCCCCATTACCCGGTCCTGCGTGAATCATTCAAGACCGATGCTGCAAGGGAGATCATGTCCTCCCTTGGGGCACCGAATCCGACTGATGGCATACGGCTCTCTGACGATGACGGGTGGTGCCTTGTCCGTGCAAGCGGTACCGAACCAAAAATACGGGTCACCGCTGAAGGCAGAACCCGGGAGAATGCAAAGGCCATGCTCGAAAAAGGGAAAACACTCATCCGGCAAGGGAAAACTGCTTAAACATTGTAAGAAGAGCTGTACCTATGGAATGCGTTATCCTCGCTGCAGGGGAAGGAAAACGGATGCGCCCCCTGACGGCGAAACGCCCGAAAGTCATGCTCCCCATCGCAAACCGCCCGATGATGGAGCATCTTGTTATGGCAGCACGGGAGGCCGGGATAACTGATTTTGTCTTTATCGTGGGATATGGCGAGAGGGAGATACGCAGGTATTTTGGTGACGGGACAACACTGGGGATCCATATCGAATATGCCACCCAGCGGCAGCAACGGGGGACCGCGGATGCCGTTGGTGTTGCCCGGAACCATGTAACCGGACCATTCATCGTCCTGAACGGGGACATGGTCCTGAAAAAAGAGGACATCACTGCACTCTGCCACAGGAAACCCACCTGTATGTGCACGACGACTACGGATCATGCTGAAGACTACGGGGTAGTCATGGTCGAGAACGGGCATATTACCTCTCTTGAAGAGAAGTCCAGGCACCCGAAATCGAACCTGATCAACGCAGGGGCGTATCTTTTTTCCCCAGAGATTTTCGATCTTATCGATGCAGTCCGACCCTCGCCACGCGGGGAACTTGAACTGACTGATGCGCTGGCGGTGCTGATTGCTCGAAAGCAGTTGTACTCCCACTCGCTCACCTACTGGATGGATGTCGGCCATCCTTGGGATCTGCTGGAAGCAAACACCTCGTTTCTGGAAACTATCCCGTCAACGAATGAAGGTATCATCGAAGATGGTGTGACCCTGAAAAACACGGTCTTGGTTGGCGAAGGCTCGGTGATAAAAGCCGGCACCTATATCGAGGGGCCCTGCACAATTGGAAAGAACTGCCGGATCGGACCTCATGCCTATATCCGGGGCGCAACCAGTATCGGAGATGATTGTCATATCGGCCATTGTTCCGAACTCAAGAATTCTATCATCATGAACGGAACAAAAATCCCTCACTTCAATTATATCGGTGACTCTATTGTCGGGTCCGGGTGCAATTTTGGTGCCGGCACAAAAATCGCCAATCTTCGTCATGATCATGCAAACGTCCAAGTCTGCGGGAAGGATACCCGCAGGAAAAAATTTGGTGCCGTTATCGGAGACGGGGTGCAATTCGGGATAAACTGTTCTGTCAATGTCGGGACAATGATCGGCAGTGAGGCGCAGTTTGCACCAAATACCGTGATAGAAGGATGTATCGGAGAAAAAACGATTATTCGATAGGTGAATGATGCAGGCAGTAATTCTGGCAGCAGGGGAAGGGAGGCGCGTCCGCCCTTTGACGAAGAACCGGCCAAAGGCGATGATCCCGGTGGCCAACCGGCCGATCATTGAGTACGTCATCGATGCCCTGATAAAAAATGGCATCCGCGATATCATTGTCGTTGTCGGGTACCGTAAAGAGCTGGTGACAAGGTATCTTAATACCCTGGACATTCCTGTTGAAGTTGTTGTCCAGAATAAACAACTGGGAACAGGACATGCGCTCTTGGCCGCTGAACCAAAGATCCAAGACAACTTTATCGTTCTGCCGGGGGACAATTACATCGACCCCGCCTCCATTGCCCGCATCAGGGACCACTCCAATGCAATGCTGGTCAAGGAACATCCCAGTCCCTCGAACTTCGGTGTGGTGATGCTCAGCAACAGTCATGTGACCCAGATCATCGAGAAACCGGCACACGCTCCCAGTTTCCTGGTCAGCACGGGGATCTATTCGCTGACAAAAAAAAATTTTTCCCATATCCGCGAAAACAACCTGACCGATGCTGTTTCCTCGCTGATTGCCAGTGGTGTGAAGATACAGGGGATTCCGGCTGATGACTGGCAGGATGCTATATATCCCTGGGACCTGCTCAAGATGAACCGTCGTTTCCTCCAGAATATTCCGCCGACTCATGATGGATCTATCAGCCGCCATGCGAGCATCCATGGGGCAGTCCAGATTGGGAAAGGGACTACAATCGGTCCCAATACCGTTATCAATGGGCCCGTAGTAATCGGGAATGACTGCAGGATCGGCCCCAATTGTTGCATCCAGCCCAATACCAGCATCGGATCCCGAGTAACTATTGAACCGTTCACTATCGTTGGCGACGCCATTGTCATGGACGATACCACGATAGGGTCTCACTCCCGGGTTATCGATACGATCCTGGGAGAACGGTGCAAGCTTGCCGATCATCTCTCGATCTCAACCATCACCGGGATCCATGATATTGAGGGCAGTCCTACGAGGTCTGAGTTCGGTGCAGTGCTTGGTGACTCTGTTACCAGCGGTCCCTTCACAATCCTGAAAAATACCCTTGTCGGAAATAATGCTATTATTGAAGGCAATAGCAGCCTCTCGTCCAGACAGGTCCAGGATAATTCTCTGGTGATCTGACGTGTGCGGCATTATCGGATATACCGGGAAGAGGGATGCAGCACCGATACTTGTAGAAGGGTTAAAGAAACTCGAATACAGGGGATATGATTCATTCGGGATAGCCACCGCGGATGAGGCTATCTCTGTGGTAAAAAAAGAGGGGCGGATATCGAATCATGCCGGCACTGCCGGAAACCTGAAGGGCAAACGGGGTATCGGGCATACCCGGTGGGCAACCCACGGGGTTCCGAATGATCAAAACGCCCATCCGCACACTGATTGCACAAATCGTATTGCCCTGGTCCATAACGGTATCATTGAAAATTATGCCGAGCTGAAGCGCGAACTGATCCAGCGTGATCACGTGTTCAGATCTGAAACAGATACCGAGGCCATTGTCCACCTTGTTGAAGAGGAGTATGCAAAGAAAAACCACCTCCTGGATGCCGTCAGGACCGCTGTGTCCCGTTTGAAAGGATCCTATGCACTTTTGGTCCTCGCATCCGACAACGAAGAGATTGTTGCCGCAAGGAACGCAAGTCCGCTTGTTATTGGGATCGGAGATGGTGAAACATTCATTGCATCCGATATAACCCCGATGCTTGAGTATACCGAGAGGGTGCTCTTTCTTGAAGATGGCGATATCGCGACCGTGACCCGTGAAAATGTCAGCATCTACCAGAATGGCAAACAAGTCAACCGCCCTGTTGAGTTAATAGACTGGAGTGTCGAGGATGGGAAAAAGGGAGGTTTTGCCCACTACATGCTCAAGGAAATCTTTGAACAGCCACAGGTCTTTTACAACACGATCCGTGGAATCAACGATGCTCCTCTGCCCGATTGTAACCGACTCAGGGATCCTGTCACCGTTGTAGCATGCGGAACATCCTACCATGCGGGCCTCATCTTCAAGTATCTCCTGGAGGAGTGTTGCCAGATCCCGGCCCGCCTGGACTATGCGTCAGAGTTCAGGTATTATCCCCCTCCAGCAAGCGGGCTTGTCATCGGGATCACCCAGTCGGGTGAGACGGCAGATACCCTGATGGCACTACGGCTCGCAAAAGCGCACAACTGCCATACCCTTGCGATCACTAATGTGCTCGGAAGCACGGTGACAAGACTTGCTGATACGACACTCTATATGCGTGCAGGGCCGGAGATCAGCGTTGCTGCAACGAAGTCTTTTATTGCCCAACTGGCAGTATTGATGCAAATCGTCAACAGGTTCCGTGGGAACAGCCAGACCGAAACACTTCTCGAAGCGCATAAGGCAATTGAAGATGCCCTCCTGATGGACTTCTCGGAGACTGTGGGATTATGCGAGAACGCCCAGAGTATCTTTTATGTTGGCAGGGGCCCTTTTTATCCAGTCTCCCTTGAGGGCGCCCTGAAGATGAAAGAGATCTCCTACATTCATGCAGAGGGGTATGCTGCAGGTGAAATCAAGCACGGGCCATTCGCCCTCCTGTCGGAAAAGACACCGGTCATTGCGATTTGTATGCCGGGAGAGACATATGATGTTATGATCTCGAACATCAAGGAGATGAAAGCACGGGGATCACCGGTTATAGGCATAGGCAGATCAGGAGACACGGATCTTCCAGAGATCTGTGATTTGTTTATTCCCCTTAATGTGGCAACCCTCTTTACCCAGATCCTGACTGCAACAGTAGTGCTCCAACTGATTGCCTATCATACTGCAGAAAAACTTGGCCGGGATATCGACCGGCCACGAAACCTGGCGAAGAGCGTGACTGTTGAATGATCGAATACGGAAGAAATATTGTAGGGGAACATGCCCGGATCTTCGAGCCGGTTACCTTGGGTTTTCCATCTTGCCGTTGGCACGGGCACAGTGATTGAAAGACATACGGTCATCGGAGCGATGTCAGTATCCAAAGCATGGTCTTCATTCCCACGAATACCCAGATAGGAGATCATGTTTTCATTGGTCCGAATGCAGTTCTTACTAACGATCACTATCCGCCAATGGGTATCGGAGGCCTTCCCAACAAGTTTTTGAATACTCGGCCTGTGGAAAGCCGATTGTCATGAGACCCATGCAGGATGTCGAGAAGATCGGTGGCCCCCATATCAGCGTTTACCGGACCCAGGAGGAGTTCATCAGTATTATAAAAGAACTGATGGAAAGCCCCCGCACATTCTCTCTCGATCTTGAAAACCACAGCGGGAAAAAGAAATCCCGTCAGTTTGAAGAAACTCTTAAGGCAATCTCCTGATGCATTCAACCAAATTTATTAATGGTCTCTCCCGAAACCAAGTACGGAAGAAAGGTTGATTCTATGCTCTCCGTTGATCTAAAAAACCGTCTGACCTGGACGATTCTCGCCCTTGTTGCATTTTTTTCCCTTTTTGCCCTCTGGCTTCGCCTCCTTCCCATGCTGAATATGGGAAATGCAGATATCCTTTCCTTGGTAGCCAGCGATGACCCCCTTTATAACCTCCGCCAGATTGAGTTTCTCCTGGCGAATAATCTCCACTACGGGTGGTTTGAGCCATTGACAAACTACCCGTTCGGGACATCGATTTACTGGGGCCCACTCTTCCCGCTCGCCGTGGCCATCGGCTGCCTTATAACAGGTGCATCCACCCGCCCCGAGATCATCCACATCCTTCTCATCGTCCCGCCGCTCATGGGTGCAGCTACCGTTGCCGTCATGTATTATGTCGGCAAGGTGTGTGGCACATGGAAAACGGGGGTGCTTGCATCCGGCTTTACTGCGATTGTTGCCGGTCAGTTTTTTTACCGGTCCATGTACGGGTACGCCGATCACCATATCGCTGAAGTCCTTTTTTCCGTGATATTCTGCCTGTTTTACATGTATTCGATACTTTCCGAGAAGAATACCAGCGTGGATATTCGTGATATTCACTCGTATAAAAGTACCATACTCATCGCAGCGCTTACGGGCATTGCCTATCTGCTCGGCCTCTTTGTGATGCCAACAATGATTCTTTTTGCGATGATCGTCGGTATTTTTATTGTCGTTCAGTTCATCATCGATTCGATCCGCCAGAGAACCAGCGAATACCTGGTTATCATCAATACAGTAGTCTTCAGCATCGCAATCATCGGCCTCCTTCTCTTTGGTTTAAAGGATCCAAGTCTTGGATTATCGACGTATTCACTCGGACATGTTCTGGCGTATCTTGCCCTTATTGGAGGGTCAGTTTTTCTGTACGCACTCCAGAAATACCTGAAATCGCGCCCGTATTACTACTATATCTCTGCTGTTGTTGTTTCTGCAGCACTGGTTGCCATCGTATTGCTCTTTGCCAGCCCGCAGCTCTATTCGCTATTCATCTCTGCGCTGTATGCTTTCTTTGGTCAGGCTGCGGTGACAGAAACAGTACAGGAAGCCCGTGGCTGGAGTGTC includes these proteins:
- a CDS encoding DNA-methyltransferase codes for the protein MRREKVRDKAGKAKIRKGSKDAQGALHSSEPCGIQPLINSIICGDALAVLSCIPDRSIDLIITSPPYNFGHSYAQDPHDDTHEWNEFFDSLHGVWKECERILKPGGRIAVNIQPLFSDYVPTHHIISQQLSGLGLLWRAELLWEKNNYNAKYTAWGSWKSPSMPYIKYTWEYIEIFDKESHKKTGQKSDIDISAEEFKEWVIGRWTFPPETRMKDYDHPAMFPEELPRRLMKLFSYKNDIVLDPFNGAGTTSLAAWKLGRRFIGIDVSEQYSRTAMERLATAGVTMGEPPAYPFPRLLRLKDLPG
- a CDS encoding ABC transporter ATP-binding protein, which gives rise to MLDIEDLHVKVGDKEVLHDINLHIGEGETHVLLGPNGSGKTTLLMTIMGYSQYTITEGKIIFKGEDVTKMKAHERAKRGIGMLFQRPPTISGLKLGKLLTAISQTKSENIPELAQSLHMDKFLDRDINKGFSGGEIKRSEVLQLTIQNPDFIMLDEPESGVDIENISLIGNAIGSLLEKDKRIVKRQKSGLVITHTGYILDYLETDRGHVMCDGQIKCHGNPREIMKDIKERGYRECLECRNP
- a CDS encoding SufD family Fe-S cluster assembly protein; translation: MPQPVKVPEISKADRDRLAQTGIDLSLQNRCGSYLQMDQEIVHSECTEQGIEVLSYKKAMEKYDWLKEYAWKVVSPEKDDITKHVAAQKDPKGYVIIAHKGSSNIFPIQACLFLGKEQIQHVHNIIIAEEGAELHIISGCSSGEKVGHGAAHYGISEFYVGKNAKISFTMIHNWSEHIEVYPRSASVVEENGVFLSNYVCMQPVKKIQMYPTATLKGENSVARFSSVVICPKGSYMDLGSRAILEGKGASAELVTRAITKGGTIISRGHIAGKTAGTRGHLECKGLILKDGVIYAIPEIEGSIVGTELSHEAAVGKLAREEIEYLMSRGLDEDEATATIIRGFLDVKISGLPEALQKQIDASIDEAEKSGF
- a CDS encoding protein-L-isoaspartate(D-aspartate) O-methyltransferase, which codes for METFPRADERSRMVEQQIRARGITNPRVLDAMREIPRHLFVPPPHTSSAYIDAPLPIGNGQTISQPYIVALMTDLLEPRPEDRVLEIGAGSGYQAAILARLVRQVTTIERIHTVADLARKNIASLGLKNVSIIVGDGTEGYRESAPYDGIIITAATPQIPPPLIDQLDEGGILVAPVGGRDIQELIALKKHHGKTVQSSHGGVRFVPLIGEYGWTDT
- a CDS encoding cyclase family protein, with the translated sequence MTIIDITRSLAGDALVYPGDTPPRFSQRDAGLYLISELRMSSHSGTHIDAPIHYLKTGATVDELPLSHLVGPCRVLDVSGAGSLIDATDLEGRIDGCKRILLKTGFSQCYAFREDYPSLTPGAAHYLISQGSLCVGIDSFSIERFDCDGSVHRKLLGSGCLIIELLDLSRVPEGDYTLVALPLKLSGIDGAPARVVLLDEDGVE
- a CDS encoding phosphopentomutase/phosphoglucosamine mutase; amino-acid sequence: MLFGSSGIRRRFDQALIDTAFRVGNVLAAGSSEVLLGMDTRTTSSLLSHLVISGIVSNGGTARIAGIVPTPTVAFSSRFATSGCMITASHNPEEYNGIKLFNPDGSSFTRAQQQGTEDALSSLMYADWQHLGKEYAVDAGTPHKKAILDKITIERQASVIVDCGNGAGSTFTPSLLTDAGVRTVLINCNPSGNFARPSEPLMDYLGYLGGIVLKNKASCAVVHDGDADRMMAFDNEGRYIGGDHLLMLFARYLDAKRVVTTSDASMIIDEIAEVHRTPVGDAFVSEELISWGDFGGEPSGAWIFPQISLCPDGPFAAALLCQIASEWDIAEEIDAMPHYPVLRESFKTDAAREIMSSLGAPNPTDGIRLSDDDGWCLVRASGTEPKIRVTAEGRTRENAKAMLEKGKTLIRQGKTA
- the glmU gene encoding bifunctional sugar-1-phosphate nucleotidylyltransferase/acetyltransferase, producing MECVILAAGEGKRMRPLTAKRPKVMLPIANRPMMEHLVMAAREAGITDFVFIVGYGEREIRRYFGDGTTLGIHIEYATQRQQRGTADAVGVARNHVTGPFIVLNGDMVLKKEDITALCHRKPTCMCTTTTDHAEDYGVVMVENGHITSLEEKSRHPKSNLINAGAYLFSPEIFDLIDAVRPSPRGELELTDALAVLIARKQLYSHSLTYWMDVGHPWDLLEANTSFLETIPSTNEGIIEDGVTLKNTVLVGEGSVIKAGTYIEGPCTIGKNCRIGPHAYIRGATSIGDDCHIGHCSELKNSIIMNGTKIPHFNYIGDSIVGSGCNFGAGTKIANLRHDHANVQVCGKDTRRKKFGAVIGDGVQFGINCSVNVGTMIGSEAQFAPNTVIEGCIGEKTIIR
- the glmU gene encoding bifunctional sugar-1-phosphate nucleotidylyltransferase/acetyltransferase, whose amino-acid sequence is MMQAVILAAGEGRRVRPLTKNRPKAMIPVANRPIIEYVIDALIKNGIRDIIVVVGYRKELVTRYLNTLDIPVEVVVQNKQLGTGHALLAAEPKIQDNFIVLPGDNYIDPASIARIRDHSNAMLVKEHPSPSNFGVVMLSNSHVTQIIEKPAHAPSFLVSTGIYSLTKKNFSHIRENNLTDAVSSLIASGVKIQGIPADDWQDAIYPWDLLKMNRRFLQNIPPTHDGSISRHASIHGAVQIGKGTTIGPNTVINGPVVIGNDCRIGPNCCIQPNTSIGSRVTIEPFTIVGDAIVMDDTTIGSHSRVIDTILGERCKLADHLSISTITGIHDIEGSPTRSEFGAVLGDSVTSGPFTILKNTLVGNNAIIEGNSSLSSRQVQDNSLVI